Genomic segment of Ficedula albicollis isolate OC2 chromosome 3, FicAlb1.5, whole genome shotgun sequence:
AAACGCCATATGAAGGACAGCAATTTGTTTctgtaataattaaaaatgttatgaACCAATCAGATGCAAAGACAATTTTTTATCCCAGAGTTCCATACTTACAGAattttcccatccctgctgaaTCACGGTTACTCTTTCCACCAGAGAGCCACACTGTGGGAAAAAGTGAGTAACACCACAAgttctcctgccttttttcctttaatgattAATATGGTGGTGATTTGTCTAGCTGGATCCACTCAAGCACTGGCTGAATAAGGCATTAGCTCTAACTAATACCTTATCAGTATTAATTTCACAGCTGATTAGAACAACTGTTTTGCCTGCCTACTTGTGGATTTTAGGAAGATACTATTTGTATCATAAGCAGACAAACTGGTAatcagagcagccaggaaatGCTCTTTAGTCCACCAAAAAGGGCACGCCTGTTCATTAGAAACAATTACAGATTGGCCACACAGTTAATTGTGCCCAAAGCTCTGGAGCAGTTACAGGATACTGAATGCCATTGAATCAGGTGacagcttgaaaataaaaatgcaatataaagGAAAGATCAAAACTGGATATAAGAGAGGCatactttaaaaatcagctCTCTCTTCATTAGggagaaaatgttttggaagggaaaaaaaagcgTTTTTAATCTGCTTTGCAAGGTTCAGAAGAAGCATAGCAGATGATACACTGATCCCCTCAACTTGCCTGGAGTTCTGCCACTGACTTCCAAAGAGCCCAGACTTCACAGACACAGTAACCAGGTAGAAGAAGAAATCTCTTTATAGAGCAAGGTGTCCTTAATTTCTTATCTCAGTGCCAATTACTGCTATAGTCTTTCTTTATATGTCACAAACAAAAGCATGTAAGCACATGCCTAACTAGCCTCTGTTCAAAGAAGGCCTTTTAATTAATTGCAAACACACGTCTAAGTCCTTTCCTTGATAAAGCTGCTTTCCTGGATCAGTGTGTAACAGTGAATCCAACCTAGAGCTATGTGAACAGTAATACCCACTTTTcatttgtgttgtttttcattACAAGGAACAACCTTTTTTGATGCAGGGAGCTGGACAGTGAGTGCTTCTGTTGGCTTTGGTGTTGCCGACTGCATCTGATTTGAAGAAACCTTGTAAGGACAGCTAccagagagacagagacactGGCTGTGAGAAATGCAGTCTAAAATGAACACTGACTGCCCTGAAGTGGAACAGACAGATGGAGACATGTTTGCCACAGTCCCACAAGCCCTCATTAAAAGCCGACAGGTCTGATGACTGCACAGAAAGGGGAAGAGTTAGGTGTTAAAAGGAGGCAGTGTGCTCTGTAATATGTGACTGCACTCGTGGTTTATAGGCAGGGTTTCACCTTTTCCAAGTGGAAAGGCACAGAGTGATGAAGAGCCCTCCATGGTAGAGATCTCTCCACTTGCAACTCTGCACAGaaattcaaagggaaaaaaggggtgACTTTATTTACTCAGCAAACGTGCTGAGTAATAGCAAAACTCCCAGCCAAAGTCCTGCTCTTCGCACAGCGCTCAGGAGAGCCCAGCAGGACCCGGTACAAAACGTTTCACTGCAGGACAGGTgacaagcagcagctctctgctcaggCCTGTCACCTggctccctggctctgggggggAGGAAGCTGTGTGCCAGACATCCACAGCTACTTCTCCCCTTGGAACACAGAGGATTTATGGTAAGTAAACAGATTTTAGATGTGGGTCCTTCCACATCTGTGGGCCGGAAGCTGAGCCGAGAAAGAATTCTTTGAGTCATGAACAATGCCTGgaagcctaaaaaaaaaaaaccaaaaaaaaacaaaccaaaaaatccagAGTCCTCCCTACTCTGAAGACAAAGCATTCTCCCTAAAAGCATAAGCAAGAACATTGTGTCTCCTGTAAAACACCATTTATGGTTTCGTTAGGTACTTGTATCAGGCACTTCCCCATTAATCTTAAAATTGATGATGTTGCCAGATGACCAGCCCTAAGTTTAGGAAATATCCCTGTTCCTCTTGGCTGCTGGTATATGGTAATACAATAGAAAAGCCTGGAAACTGCAGTGCACAGCCCACTGGTTTACAAGAAAGAGTGTGGGGAAGAGGTAGCAGTGTGAAATCCTGTGTGGTCCAGCTGCCAGCCCATGCCTGGCACgtccagcagcaggactgggctGCAGGAATGGGGGGGTCATTCATCAAAGTCCCTGTGTTTGAAGCCTATGGATTCAACAGTGGCTGGGTCAAAACTGTACGCCCAGCCCTATTCATCAGGGAGCAGTGGAAAGCCTCAGgatccatttttcttccctgcctggGGAGAAACCACGCCCTCCCATTCTCCTGGGGTGTATGGCCCACGTCTTGTGGCTTTCGGCCCCAAGCAGAATTAAGTATTCAGCCTGGtacagcagaataaaaagctATCCCTGGACATGGCTAAGGATCAACAAAATGCCATCCTGTAAGGGAAAGGCTGCAGCACACTGACCAGTGGTGTGGGTATCCTTGAGCAGATCAGTGAAGAGATAATACAAGGATCACAGATTAATCTGGATATTGTTTGCATACCAAGAAAGAAGCCCAAAAAGCCCTAACTCCCCTTCTTAAATCAGGCAAAGCTCTTGACACAGTTTATAATGAAGTTTTATTCATCAGGGTTCTACTGATACTGATATCCTGTTTATTTCTCTCAGGAGGGAACTGAGTACGTTTAATCAAGAAAACCTTGATGATACCCCACTGGCAACCAACTAAAACCCAGTTTCACTAATTCCTGAAGCTGTtgtcctcccttccttcctaCCTAAATTCCATTGGATTAATTGCAATCCCTGTAAAATGATGACCCACTTCAcctgcagaaattaaaagagGTTTGAGCTGTACCAGTTTCTTTGACCCATATATCCTAAATTTGGGCAATTCTTCCTTGTTAGCTAATGGCCTTGTGTGGGAGTGAGGACGACACAACATGGGCATGTTCTGTTTCCATGTAATTGCCGTTCAGCTTCCTGGTTATTTACTTCTTAGCAAGTGACGTTAGGGCATACGGGAAGCCAGGCAGCAAGGAGAAGCTTATAGCAATCTAATTGCTGACTCTCTTTACAATGGTCATTAAAGAATTCTGTGTGGGCTGCTACCGCTACGTCCAGGGTGCAGCACACCTAGATTTTGACCCAAGGATACTCTCACAGAAAACAGGGTTCAGGGTCACAGGTCAGCCCAAGCCAGCTCTGCCATGTGGGGAAGGTTAGGCAAAGGTGAGGGGATGGCACACATGGGTAACAGTGCGGTGTTCAGGTGTGGGCTCGTGGGGATGCTGCCTGTCCTCAATCACTGCTCTCAGTTTTTCTCAGTGACAATGCTTTCCTTGTGGACATGTGGGCATCTTCTGTCATTTTACTGCTGAAATGAAGTCAGAAACCTTTACACAGACATTGAATCACAAACCCCTTTGAAATCCCCAAGTATGGGAGCAGCATTTTGCATTCTGGCTAGGTCTTCCTTCTCAGGGCACCATTTCTCTTCCAGCCTCGATGGGTTCACACACCTCCACagctgcaaagagctgctggctcctctcCATGTTCTGCTCATGGAATATTCCTTCACACCCTTTCTCTCGCTGCTGTGCTTGTTAGTCCCCTGGAACACAGTGGGCAAAGTATGACatcagctctgcctttctgtaattttggctattttttaaaatatattttttaattttgtggtttttctggATGTCTCAGAACACTTGCTTTCCCTTTCCTAACTACAAGCGTAACAAACCAGTGTCCAGGGACTGACCTCTCACATATTTTTCATATGCATTTTTACACAGCATTTGCATATATTTTGCTATATtgttataaaattattaataattattatttagtATTATAGCCATTATTCCGTAATTATTTTAGTAATATGCTATTATATTATAGTATACAGCCTTTCAAAACTCCAAGCAAAACTTCTGCTCTTCCAATTCGCGTCCGCACTTAGTGCCCTCATGTCATGAACAGGAGAAGAATTAAACAGAGACCCCGCCGCAAAAAGTCGCAGAAAAAGCGCAAACCCCACCCGAAATCCCCGCTCAGGGCGCGTGACGTCACAGCGCCCCTCACGCAGGCCCCGCCCCCGCGGCCCGCAGGGGGAGCCCCGCCCCCGGGCGcgcgcggggccggggccgtgtGAAGCGCACCTtttgcgggggggggggggggggggggggggggggggggggggggggggggggggggggggggggggggggggggggggggggggggggggggggggggggggggggggggggggggggggggggggggggggggggggggggggggggggggggggggggggggggggggggggggggggggggggggggggggggggggggggggggggggggggggggggggggggggggggggggggggggggggggggggggggggggggggggggggggggggggggggggggggggggggggggggggggggggggggggggggggggggggggggggggggggggggggggggggggggggggggggggggggggggggggggggggggggggggggggggggggggggggggggggggggggggggggggggggggggggggggggggggggggggggggggggggggggggggggggggggggggggggggggggggggggggggggggggggggggggggggggggggggggggggggggggggggggggggggggggggggggggggggggggggggggggggggggggggggggggggggggggggggggggggggggggggggggggggggggggggggggggggggggggggggggggggggggggggggggggggggggggggggggggggggggggggggggggggggggggggggggggggggggggggggggggggggggggggggggggggggggggggggggggggggggggggggggggggggggggggggggggggggggggggggggggggggggggggggggggggggggggggggggggggggggggggggggggggggggggggggggggggggggggggggggggggggggggggggggggggggggggggggggggggggggggggggggggggggggggggggggggggggggggggggggggggggggggggggggggggggggggggggggggggggggggggggggggggggggggggggggggggggggggggggggggggggggggggggggggggggggggggggggggggggggggggggggggggggggggggggggggggggggggggggggggggggggggggggggggggggggggggggggggggggggggggggggggggggggggggggggggggggggggggggggggggggggggggggggggggggggggggggggggggggggggggggggggggggggggggggggggggggggggggggggggggggggggggggggggggggggggggggggggggggcgctcgGGGCTCCGACCGCCCGCCGCGCTCCTCGCGCCCCCGCCAGGGCAGCCGCGATGTGCGGGGGGATGGCGGCGCAGGGTCCGGACGGGCCGCGGTGCTGGCAGAACCGGCGGGCGCGGCTGCTGTGCATGCTGGCGCTCACCTTCCTGTTCTTCGTGGTGGAGGTGGCGGTGAGCCGCATCACGTCGTCGCTGGCCATGCTCTCCGACTCCTTCCACATGCTCTCCGACGTGATGGCCCTGGTCGTGGCGCTGGTGGCCGTGCGCTTCGCCCAGCGCACCCGCGCCACCAAGAAGAACACGTTCGGGTGGGTGCGGGCCGAGGTGATGGGCGCCCTCGTCAACGCCGTGTTCCTCACCGCCCTCTGCTTCACCATCCTGCTGGAGGCCATCGAGCGCTTCACGGAGCCCCACGAGATCCAGCAGCCGCTGGTGGTCATCTCCGTGGGGGTGGCGGGGCTCATCATCAacctgctggggctctgcctctTCAACCACCACGGCGCCGGGGGCCACGGGCACGCCCACGGGCACTCGCACGGCGGCCGGCAGCAGCACCCCCGCGGCGGCCCCAAGCCCGAGCAGCCGCCCGGGGACGCGGAGGCTGCGCTGCACCGCGAGGAGACCAGCACCTTGGTGGAGAACTGCCGCAGCTCCAACGGAGTcagccaggagaagctgggTAAGCCCCGCGGGCTGGCGCCGCTGCCCCGTCCACGCGTGGAAAAGCGGCGGGGGTCCTTTCCCGAGTAGGGCGGTGGCCGCCCTGGTCCCACCTGGTGCGGGCTCCGTGAGGACCATCTGTCCCCGCTCCTGGGAAAGAGGCGAGAAACTTTCTTAGCTCCTCTTGGGGCACATGGCTGTCGCACCTCTTCCTCACGCCTTTCCTTCGGTTGCCCTAAGCTGCATGTTTGTCTTGCAGACAGGTCAGAGTGTAAAGGAGTCTTAGGATAAAGCAGTTTGCCCTGAGAAAAAAGTTGGTTCTGCAAGGGAAGGCACATGACAAGCGTTTCTTGCCTAGCGACATGAGCTGTCACAAGACGCTCTCCTAATGCCATCCGAACTGGCCGCACATCAAATGGAGCGCGGCTCAGTGCCTCGGTCCCGGCAGCTGGATTGCTCCACTGGGTCACTTATCAGCttcctgggaagctgctctCCATCTAAACCAAACATACTGAAGTCTATTCCACTGCAGTAATGTTCTTCTTCTTCATAGCGTAGGTATTAATAAGGAGAGGTCTTGGAAATTGCCAGTCAGAACTGTGGAAGCCGGAATGTGGAGCATGCTGGTGTCAGGGCACATGTGTGGTGtcttggaataatttttctttagctTTCTAAAGCATGTACCTTCCCACTCACCTGCACACAGACATGCATTTCAAATCTTCCCTTCCTAATTGTGGTTAAACTGTTTCATGGGTAGGAATTTCGTGGGTTATTTTTTAGTGGACCCGGAAGCCTGGATAGTTCATTTTGAAGCTGCTTGGTCAAAGCCAGGTATTGCATGCTAGTGGAATGAAAGGTGCCACTTCCCTGCTCCTAGGGCATCATTGTCACCAGAAGGAATGGACTTCAGGCTTTGGAACCGatttctctctttcagtttcAGGGTGACAGCTGCAGACCATTGTTTGATCTGAAAGGGAGCTTTACTTGTTGGGAGTGAACTTTGCTACAGTTTCAGGTTTTCTGTGGTCAGAGGTTCCAATACACGTTTGAGAAACTTAGTTTCTGTTCCTGCGACTCCACGTTGGCTTTGGAAAGAAAGTTTTTTAAGCTGATAGTTCTTCTGAATGAACTACACCATTTTCTTGGCCATGTAAGAAGCTCTTAATGTTGGTTTAGTTCCAACAAAGGTATCccaataattaatttcaaaccATGTAAAATCCTCTTAACCCTTGGTCTTGCGCATATCTTGGCTTGGGAATTATTCTTTAATGGTGAAAAGTTGTGATTTTAGCCAAGTTTTGGACTAGTTAGAGCAAAAGGTTGTAGCATGGATTAAAATGCATATTGTTGTGAGGTAACTTGTCTGGAATGTCTCATGGATGTGCTTCTGGCAATAACAAATAATTTGTTGTGGGTATTTAGGTGGTAATAGGGCATAATTTTGGTCACAGTGAAACTTTGAAATAAGTTTGTATTTCCTTCTGTGCCCTCTCATGGCACATTATGTAATGGATGGAGCTGTTCATAGTTTGCCTATGGAAAAGTTACAGGTAAAGGTGATTGGAGGCTTGGGAGAAGATGTGAGATGTAGAGATGAAGACAAAGGTGATCCTGTGCCTTCATTGGAAATGGCAGAGTGGGGAGTCCTGATTTCCTAAGGTGGAAGAGTAGGCATTTGCCTTAGAGGCTAGCCCTGTCCAGGCATTTCTGTGGATGCACTTTATGTAAAACAATCAGTTTGTTAGATTTCAATGAACATATTTCAAATGGACATGTTTTAACcatttgccattaaaaaaaaaaaagttcaagaGCTTTCTGGAACTATGTTTCCTGTTACCCATTCTTACAGATAACTGTGCTGACTTTTCAGATCTTCATTCTTCCAAGTACTTGTTACAAAGTAGAGCGTTCCTCTTTCCTTGCTCTCATCATGGACCTTGAGATTTGAACTCTGTAACTTGAGATATTTCCCTCTAATGTATTTACTTCTCTGGAAAGTTACAGATCCCATGTTCCATAACTCCTAGAGGTAATGTGGAAAATGTAGCTGGAGCTTCAGGGCAGAAGCGTACTGGATGAGGTAATGAGCTGGGGCTTGGAACTCAGCCTTGGTAGGAGCCCACTCCTCCTTCAGAGAGGAGAGGACTTGTGTGCACTCTGCAATTGCAGAATTGCAGCCACGAGGGCAGAACAGCAGAAGCTGCACGTCTTATTAACGTGTTAATGTTTACAAAGCTCTGAACTCAATACCCTCAGAAGCAGTAAGAGCTGCTTGTTTCAGTTTGTTGGGCCAGGGGCCAGTGCCTGTTGCATTTCTTTAGCACTGGAAGTATCCAAAGAAGAACTTCTGAATAAAAACAGGTTAATCATGTACAGTTCTCTCCATTGTGAACattgggaaattattttctttcagaaaggaTTCTTGTTTGTAACAATGTGTGTATTTATTCCCATGTAGCTGGTTAGCTGTGTTGGAGTGGTAAATATTTCCGACAGTTGTAACAAAGGAGGGCactaaaatgttaatttctgcAGAGTCCATGACATACGACTTTGGACATCACAGGCTGTATGTCAGTCAACAGCTATATGTCTCttgcataaaaaaatataattttactatttatttatttattctgaagtATAAGTAACAGTAATTCATATCCTCAGAGAGTATCAGTGATAACTTACACTGCCCTATAGTCAATTCTGCTggtaaattctgcattttcGACCTAAAATTTCAGCTGATTGTATCTCACAGTCCTGCTAACTCCACGAGCCATCTTGGaagaactttcttttccttgaacTCAGAAGCCCCTTGAAAAGGCACTGGCAAACCTGTAAAGAAGCTACTACACAGCTGTATTCATACAGCTTTTGAGCTTCTAGCTTCcaattttaatatgaaatagCAATGCAGTCCTGTGTTTAAAGATGGATTTTAGCAATGTGATCCGTCTATTGGTGTTTCAGAAGAAGGAACAAATGTAACTAACTGAGCTACTTAAACCATCTTTTTTACATATCCTCTGTAGTTTTGCAAACAAGCAGTGAACAGGCAAATAGttaaacagctggaaaaggtgAAAATAGTTTTTCAGTAGAATAAGTTAAAACGTGGTCATCTTCATTCTTTGCCACTCTACATCTTTAATCTCATGTAGAAACAGTTGCCTTCTAGATTATTTAGATCACTTACTGGGAAAAGCGGAATTTTCCTCAGCCAGAGACGATGTTGCTAAGTGTGTGGGTTGAGTTGCTTTTTGGTTTCATACTCAGTGTGCCATGCTTACAGTTGGATATGATTTTATAAGGAGTTACAGTAACATGTTGTATTATAGCTCATGCCtaattgttttattattttcttgtcaGGTGATATGAAAGATGACATGGGTGACGTACAAGTGAATGGGAATGCTGGCCATTATCCTCTGGATGAAGAGGAAGTTGAAGAAGATTCTAGTGCACAACTTAACATGCGTGGAGTTTTTCTACATGTTTTTGGAGATGCCTTAGGTTCAGTAATTGTGGTAGTGAATGCCTTCCTCTTTTATGGCTTGTGGAATCCATGCCCTGAAGATGG
This window contains:
- the SLC30A1 gene encoding zinc transporter 1, with protein sequence MCGGMAAQGPDGPRCWQNRRARLLCMLALTFLFFVVEVAVSRITSSLAMLSDSFHMLSDVMALVVALVAVRFAQRTRATKKNTFGWVRAEVMGALVNAVFLTALCFTILLEAIERFTEPHEIQQPLVVISVGVAGLIINLLGLCLFNHHGAGGHGHAHGHSHGGRQQHPRGGPKPEQPPGDAEAALHREETSTLVENCRSSNGVSQEKLGDMKDDMGDVQVNGNAGHYPLDEEEVEEDSSAQLNMRGVFLHVFGDALGSVIVVVNAFLFYGLWNPCPEDGPCFNPCVHDRCTENATLAQALVRANKSEQESITVAGPCWLLYLDPVLCLIMVCILLYTTYPLLRESALILLQTVPKQIDVHSLNSKLRTLEGVEAIHELHIWQLAGSRIIGTAHIKCPDPSTYMMVAKRIKEIFHDEGIHATTIQPEFASVGSESGRGKCELPCRTQCALKQCCGAGEDSTAKKTEKSSSLSISCSEVVIELPKTRRTKSESIPSVKLEANIDQNEQFESSL